The proteins below come from a single Prolixibacter sp. NT017 genomic window:
- a CDS encoding TRAP transporter small permease, whose amino-acid sequence MKLRNIVDKILERAVVILMGALVLDVLWQVASRYIFQDPSSFTDELAGFLLIWVGLLGAAWAAGMKQHLAIDLLSQKLSPERRKYLDILVNILVMLFALAVMVIGGIWLVYTRFYLGQISAAMQIPLGYVYLVVPLSGFLIMYYSIDEIARLTKNPNAEKI is encoded by the coding sequence ATGAAACTCCGAAACATTGTAGATAAAATACTGGAGCGGGCAGTGGTCATTCTGATGGGCGCGCTGGTTCTTGATGTGCTCTGGCAGGTAGCCAGCCGCTATATCTTCCAGGACCCAAGCTCTTTTACTGATGAGTTGGCCGGATTCCTCCTGATTTGGGTAGGATTGCTGGGAGCAGCCTGGGCAGCAGGAATGAAACAGCACCTCGCTATCGATTTGCTATCGCAGAAATTGTCACCTGAGCGTCGGAAATACCTCGATATTCTGGTCAATATTTTAGTGATGTTGTTCGCTCTTGCGGTGATGGTAATTGGAGGAATATGGCTGGTATACACCCGTTTTTATCTCGGACAAATATCTGCCGCCATGCAGATTCCTCTCGGCTATGTATACCTTGTTGTTCCGCTAAGCGGCTTTCTCATCATGTATTATAGTATCGACGAGATTGCCCGGTTGACTAAAAATCCAAACGCTGAAAAGATTTGA
- a CDS encoding TRAP transporter large permease, protein METLGIFVLVISFIIFLAIGVPIAFSIGLAALLTLLLSVGMLPAFTTLAQQMATGLDSFALLAIPFFILAGQLMNRGGIAIRLISFAKVLVGRLPGGLAFVNVLANMLFGAISGSAAASASAIGSIMGPEMEKSGYNKNFSAAINITSATTGLSIPPSNILIVYSLASGGASIAALFLAGYIPGILTGLSLMIVGAVFAVRKKYPLCEKYTLRQSVKIFIQAIPSLLLLLVVIGGIIAGIFTATEASAVAVLYCFVLAMAYKEIKLSDLPGILLKSVGTTAIVLLLVATSMGLSWVMSYQNIPQGVSDALLSVSGNPVIVLLIINFILLFVGVFMDMTPAVLIFTPIFLPVVTSQLGMDPIHFGIIMVMNLSVGLCTPPVGSVLFIGCSVANTKIQHVIKPLLPMFVVMIITLLLVTYVPELSLWLPHVFGY, encoded by the coding sequence ATGGAAACATTAGGAATATTTGTTCTGGTTATTTCGTTCATCATTTTTCTGGCCATTGGTGTGCCCATTGCCTTCAGCATTGGATTGGCAGCCTTGCTTACGCTTCTTTTAAGTGTAGGAATGTTGCCGGCATTTACTACGCTGGCTCAGCAGATGGCTACCGGACTTGATAGTTTTGCGCTACTCGCCATACCCTTTTTCATATTAGCGGGGCAACTCATGAACCGGGGCGGAATCGCCATCCGGTTGATCTCGTTTGCGAAAGTATTGGTCGGACGACTTCCCGGCGGACTGGCATTTGTGAACGTACTTGCCAACATGCTTTTTGGTGCCATTTCCGGTTCTGCGGCTGCTTCGGCTTCGGCTATTGGCAGTATCATGGGACCTGAAATGGAGAAATCGGGCTATAACAAAAATTTTAGCGCGGCCATTAACATTACCAGTGCAACGACCGGATTGAGCATCCCGCCAAGCAATATATTGATTGTATACTCACTGGCCTCGGGAGGTGCCTCTATTGCGGCGCTTTTCCTTGCCGGATATATCCCCGGAATTCTTACCGGCTTATCACTGATGATTGTTGGTGCTGTTTTCGCCGTAAGGAAGAAATATCCGCTTTGTGAGAAATATACACTTCGACAGAGCGTGAAGATTTTTATCCAGGCTATTCCCAGTTTATTATTGCTGTTAGTAGTGATTGGCGGAATTATCGCCGGAATTTTTACCGCAACGGAAGCTTCGGCTGTGGCTGTTTTGTACTGTTTTGTTCTGGCGATGGCTTACAAGGAAATTAAGCTGAGCGATTTGCCCGGAATTCTTCTGAAATCGGTTGGAACTACCGCCATTGTGCTTTTGCTGGTGGCAACGTCGATGGGACTTTCGTGGGTAATGTCGTATCAGAACATCCCTCAGGGAGTGAGTGACGCATTGTTGAGCGTATCCGGCAATCCGGTTATTGTTTTGCTAATCATCAACTTTATACTGTTGTTCGTGGGTGTGTTCATGGATATGACGCCGGCTGTGCTGATTTTCACGCCAATTTTCCTTCCGGTGGTTACCTCGCAGTTGGGAATGGACCCGATTCATTTTGGTATCATCATGGTAATGAACCTTTCGGTAGGACTTTGTACGCCGCCTGTGGGCTCGGTTCTGTTTATCGGCTGTAGTGTGGCGAACACGAAAATACAACACGTAATCAAACCACTGTTACCTATGTTCGTGGTGATGATTATCACGTTATTACTTGTTACTTATGTTCCGGAACTGAGCTTGTGGTTACCTCACGTTTTTGGATACTAG
- a CDS encoding TRAP transporter substrate-binding protein yields the protein MIKSKPMMSFLLLMGFFIFSSCQQHQKVTVLKLGHSLAPTNSVHKAMVYMGKRLEKLSGGTMKLEIYPSSQLGGESQCLELLQIGSLAMTKVSAAALEGFAPEFQVLSLPYIFKDKAHAFKVLDGPIGQGMLKQAQKFWLRGLCYYDAGSRSFYTKDTPIYTPDDLKGLKIRVMKSNTAVEMVKLLGGSPTPISFGELYTALQGGVVDGAENNPPSFYLSHHYEVCKYYSLDEHTMVPDVLLISTIVWNKLTPQQQKWLQEAANESVPVQRKLWAESEKESLAAVKKAGVKIIHPDKEPFREKVKGMYEQYKDDSTMYSLIKRIQAVDTLALPGDKGEN from the coding sequence ATGATAAAATCCAAACCGATGATGTCCTTTCTGCTGCTGATGGGATTTTTCATTTTTTCGTCCTGCCAGCAACATCAGAAAGTGACGGTACTGAAACTGGGCCACAGCCTGGCGCCGACGAATTCGGTGCATAAAGCCATGGTTTACATGGGTAAGCGGCTGGAGAAGTTGTCCGGTGGTACCATGAAACTCGAAATTTATCCTTCCAGTCAGCTGGGCGGTGAGAGTCAATGCCTGGAGCTGCTCCAAATCGGTTCGCTGGCGATGACAAAAGTTTCGGCTGCCGCACTCGAAGGTTTTGCACCGGAATTTCAGGTACTTAGTCTTCCTTATATTTTTAAAGATAAAGCACACGCCTTCAAAGTGCTTGACGGCCCTATCGGACAGGGAATGCTAAAGCAAGCTCAGAAATTCTGGTTGCGCGGACTCTGTTACTACGATGCCGGAAGCCGCTCCTTCTACACAAAAGATACTCCGATTTATACTCCTGATGATTTGAAGGGATTAAAAATCAGGGTGATGAAGAGTAATACGGCGGTGGAAATGGTGAAACTGCTGGGAGGTTCTCCTACACCAATTTCATTTGGAGAATTGTACACAGCTTTGCAAGGCGGTGTAGTTGACGGTGCGGAAAATAATCCGCCTAGTTTCTATCTGTCTCATCACTACGAAGTTTGTAAATACTATTCGTTGGATGAGCATACGATGGTTCCCGATGTGTTGCTCATCAGTACCATTGTATGGAATAAGCTGACCCCGCAGCAGCAGAAATGGCTTCAGGAAGCAGCTAACGAATCGGTTCCCGTTCAGCGTAAGCTATGGGCGGAATCGGAAAAAGAAAGTCTGGCAGCTGTGAAGAAAGCCGGAGTGAAAATTATCCATCCTGACAAGGAGCCTTTCAGAGAGAAGGTGAAAGGAATGTATGAGCAGTATAAAGACGATTCGACCATGTATTCGCTGATCAAACGAATTCAGGCGGTCGATACACTCGCTCTTCCAGGAGACAAGGGGGAAAATTGA
- a CDS encoding long-chain fatty acid--CoA ligase: MKTLIELFEQSVAKFPDNPLLWEKTKDQYEPSTYREIHEQVHQFGAGLLSAGLEMGDRVGLLSEGRNAWLISELGILYCEAINVPLSVKLEPYELKFRLEHSGAKMLIVSGQQAEKIESIRKELPELKKVIYIDRKENPGTNDLNFSDLIEQGKTFLADPEKKATFDAIWQGIQPDDLANISYTSGTTADPKGIMLSHLNYAANVAQSNSLMEIDESFRTLAILPWDHSFAHTACLYSFMVNGASIGSVQIGRSPMETLRNVPNNIKELKPNILMSVPALSKNFRKNIEKNIQAKGKTAERLFKQGLKVGYAYNGNGWNKGKGWRALMRPAVAFYDKILFSKIREAFGGELKFFVGGGALLDIELQRFFAAIGVPVCQGYGLSEASPVISSNALHAIKFGSSGRLVKDLDLRICDEDGKDLPVGEKGEIVIKGDNVMVGYWKNPKATAETLKDGWLHTGDMGYMGPDGFLYVLGRFKSLLIGNDGEKFSPEGIEEALVDQSEFIDQAMLYNNQNPYTSGMLVPNIGAINRKLQKMGVDPGTEEGNEKSLEILKQEVDAYRKGGKYEGMFPERWLPTTIVVLPEAFTEQNHLMNSTMKMVRGKITEYFAKELEFLYTAEARNITNPMNMEAIAKWNETL; this comes from the coding sequence ATGAAGACACTTATTGAGCTTTTTGAACAAAGCGTCGCTAAATTTCCTGACAATCCTCTTCTTTGGGAAAAAACAAAAGACCAATACGAACCATCCACTTATCGTGAAATTCACGAACAAGTCCATCAGTTTGGCGCTGGTTTGTTATCAGCCGGGCTGGAAATGGGAGACCGTGTTGGTTTGCTATCCGAAGGCCGCAACGCATGGTTAATTAGCGAATTGGGAATTTTATACTGCGAGGCTATTAATGTTCCTCTGTCGGTGAAACTTGAACCCTACGAACTTAAATTCAGGTTGGAACATTCCGGGGCAAAAATGCTCATCGTATCCGGACAGCAAGCCGAAAAGATTGAAAGTATCCGCAAGGAACTGCCCGAGCTCAAAAAAGTGATTTATATCGACAGAAAGGAAAATCCGGGAACGAATGACCTCAATTTCTCGGACCTGATTGAGCAAGGCAAGACCTTCCTGGCAGATCCCGAAAAGAAAGCCACTTTCGATGCCATCTGGCAAGGCATTCAACCCGACGATTTGGCTAACATCTCCTATACATCAGGAACCACAGCCGATCCGAAGGGAATTATGCTCTCGCACTTGAACTATGCCGCCAACGTGGCTCAGTCCAACTCTCTCATGGAGATCGACGAAAGCTTCCGGACGCTGGCAATTCTACCCTGGGATCACTCATTTGCCCATACTGCCTGCTTATACAGCTTCATGGTCAATGGTGCCAGCATTGGTTCGGTGCAAATTGGTCGTTCACCGATGGAAACATTGCGCAATGTCCCGAACAACATCAAAGAGCTGAAGCCAAACATTTTGATGAGTGTGCCGGCTCTTTCGAAGAACTTCCGGAAAAACATCGAGAAAAATATCCAGGCCAAAGGAAAAACCGCGGAGAGACTTTTCAAACAAGGACTAAAAGTCGGCTACGCCTATAACGGCAATGGTTGGAACAAGGGCAAAGGCTGGCGTGCGTTGATGAGGCCCGCGGTTGCTTTCTACGATAAAATTCTGTTCTCCAAAATCAGGGAAGCGTTTGGTGGCGAACTGAAATTCTTCGTGGGCGGAGGTGCCCTGCTCGACATCGAGCTGCAGCGCTTTTTTGCAGCCATCGGAGTTCCGGTTTGCCAGGGATATGGACTTTCCGAAGCATCGCCCGTCATTTCTTCCAACGCACTCCACGCCATCAAATTCGGTTCATCGGGACGTTTAGTGAAAGACCTTGATTTGAGAATTTGCGACGAGGACGGAAAAGATTTGCCAGTTGGCGAAAAAGGTGAAATCGTCATCAAAGGCGACAACGTGATGGTCGGTTACTGGAAAAACCCGAAAGCCACCGCCGAAACACTGAAAGATGGCTGGCTGCACACCGGCGATATGGGCTACATGGGCCCCGACGGATTTTTGTACGTTCTGGGTCGCTTCAAGAGCCTGCTGATTGGAAACGATGGCGAAAAATTCAGTCCGGAAGGCATCGAGGAAGCGTTGGTCGACCAGTCAGAGTTCATTGATCAGGCCATGCTCTACAATAACCAGAATCCTTATACTTCCGGAATGCTGGTTCCCAATATTGGAGCCATTAACCGGAAATTGCAGAAGATGGGCGTCGATCCGGGAACCGAAGAAGGCAACGAAAAATCGCTGGAAATTCTCAAACAAGAAGTCGATGCTTACCGCAAAGGCGGAAAATACGAGGGTATGTTTCCCGAGCGCTGGCTGCCTACGACCATTGTCGTACTTCCCGAAGCCTTTACGGAACAAAACCACCTGATGAACAGTACCATGAAAATGGTTCGTGGAAAAATTACCGAATACTTTGCCAAAGAACTGGAGTTTCTCTATACAGCCGAAGCCCGTAACATCACCAATCCGATGAACATGGAGGCTATCGCCAAATGGAACGAAACGCTCTAA
- the galU gene encoding UTP--glucose-1-phosphate uridylyltransferase GalU produces MIRKAVIPAAGFGTRFLPITKAQPKEMIPIVDTPVIQYVVEEAVASGITDILMIIGRGKRAVEEYFDRSFELEYLLKQKRKFRELDTIRRVTDMANIHFVWQKEMNGLGDAILHARDHVGNEPFAVLLGDTIFRSEIPVTRQLVEVAEKYNSSVVGLEEVPKDMVNRYGIFDGTLLYDNILQAKRLVEKPTIHEAPSNLSIASRYVFTPEIFSYLEKTPPGKNNEIQITDAMQALLQNEKIYGVKLKGKLFDIGDKLEFIKTNILFGMEREDIGESLKNWLKELAQKL; encoded by the coding sequence ATGATACGAAAAGCCGTTATACCTGCAGCCGGATTTGGAACACGCTTCCTCCCCATCACCAAAGCGCAGCCTAAAGAGATGATTCCCATAGTCGACACGCCGGTCATTCAATATGTGGTGGAAGAAGCCGTTGCCTCCGGAATAACCGACATTCTGATGATTATCGGTCGTGGGAAACGAGCTGTGGAGGAATATTTCGATCGCTCTTTTGAGCTGGAATACCTGCTGAAACAAAAGAGAAAATTCAGGGAACTGGACACCATTCGTCGCGTTACCGACATGGCCAATATTCATTTCGTGTGGCAGAAAGAAATGAACGGTTTGGGTGACGCCATTTTACATGCTCGTGATCATGTTGGTAACGAACCGTTTGCCGTATTGTTGGGCGACACCATTTTCAGAAGTGAAATTCCGGTTACCCGACAACTTGTTGAAGTGGCCGAAAAATACAACAGTTCGGTGGTTGGACTCGAGGAAGTCCCGAAAGACATGGTAAATCGCTACGGCATTTTCGACGGCACTCTTTTGTACGATAACATTCTTCAAGCCAAAAGACTGGTTGAAAAGCCGACTATTCACGAAGCTCCGTCGAACCTGTCCATTGCCAGCCGGTATGTCTTCACGCCGGAAATTTTCAGTTACCTGGAAAAAACGCCTCCCGGGAAAAACAACGAGATTCAAATCACCGATGCGATGCAGGCCCTTCTGCAAAACGAAAAAATATACGGTGTAAAGTTGAAAGGAAAACTCTTCGACATTGGTGACAAGCTGGAGTTTATAAAAACCAATATCCTGTTTGGAATGGAACGGGAAGACATCGGCGAAAGCCTGAAAAACTGGTTAAAAGAATTAGCCCAGAAACTCTAA